Within the Cydia pomonella isolate Wapato2018A chromosome 10, ilCydPomo1, whole genome shotgun sequence genome, the region atacagcctggtgacagacggacggacgaacggatggacagcgaagtctcagtaatagggtcccgtttgaccctttgggtacggaaccctaaaaaaacgacATACAATAATTAACTCAAttgtttaattagtattttatacaatcgtgatataatagagagcttttcagtcgagtaccgtttTTTGGCAACGaaacttgctgagttgcctaagtaaggtaagaAATTGATTATATCGTATATTGTATTACTGTATACAAtgctttttctacgagtcatttaaaatacttatatactcatttataatacttttttttattataaaaccaaaataattaatgaaaattggtaaatatctcagtagttaaaaatgtagtacaaaagactcCGCGCGACCCCGCGCCCtgttagtcttttctatgggcgcggcggcacgtgattggtaaattTTTTGTATATCAATTTTCTGACGACAGGCGTATCAacatgaatcttatagttgagttgggagcccatacatgaaaagtacgctattatagtttgatatgttgttgttgttgctattatagtttgatatgttgttgttgttgctattatagtttgatatgtCAGTTAACTGTCTATGGGTACAAAATGATGTTAACTTACATTTGTCACATAGTGGGCATATGTGATTCTTCTCCCCGCTATGTATGGTGCGGTGTATGTTAAGGTGTTCCTTCCTCTTGAAGCCCTTGCCGCAGTCCGGGCAGATGTGAGGCCGCACTTCCTTGTGTTCCAGGGTATGTCGGTCTAAGTGCTCCTTGCGTTTTAGACTAAAAGAAGTTTCAAGTCAGAAATGCCTGGAGcattacaaaaatgaaaaaatattaacatggTTTTAGTTTTAGGGTCCGTAGCAGTTCGcttaaagatattttaattttgaaaatgataCAATTAGTTATCTAACTtgatgggtgaatcaacttttttttgttttgttatcctgtcccgttgtccaagggacaacagtggcacagtttgtttgaagagacgttgtatgccgttctattaacatgcttagtagggggcccattatggacattggttataacaaccacaaaaacgcaagtttaatacatttaagtgccataaaatcagtatttcaatgaacttttgtcccctggacaactaatcgtaaccatggcaacgagttacgctaaaaagttgattctccctgATGCTTATTGCTATGAGTAAGTTTTATAACTTAATCCTAGGACCAACAACTTAACCaaaggaatgcgtggttaaaattgTGATTGGCCCGGATCCCCGAGGTCCTAccttgataggattcctcgaggagccgggctggcaggactagcccactcGCACATGTCACgtaaaataggcgccagtcgtcgagttgcggaacatagcccgtatacaatacaatggCCCATGGTgtataaagtaagtatatattatattcattttgTTAGTTAGGATCAGATATTTCTgctatttgtacttttttataaataagtaaatacatattatgcCTATATGCAGATAAGAATTTTAAGCAACTTACGCAGTCCCACAGATTCCGCAAAGAAACCTGTACTCCTGGTTATGGACAGTCAAGTGCTGTTCCATATCAGCTTTGTCGTTGAAGCCCATGGGGCACTCCACGCAGCGGTACTCCGTGATGCCGGCCGGGCTGCGGACTATTATGGCCCTCTTGCTCTTTGCCAGGAGGCTGCGTTTCACCATGGTCTCTCCAGTGTTCATGAATTCGGGATCtgtatgaattatttttataattgttttgatactttgtgttttttttaatatttggaaTTGTAAAAACACTGATTTCAGCATCTTTCAGTAAGAAAAAActatcatttaaatatataaaaaatattattcagacatttttacacaaattgactaagtcccacagtaagctccagAAAGCTTGTGTCATGGGTATGACAatggtatatatataatatacaaatacttaaatacatagaaaacatctacgactcgggaacaaatatctgtgctcatcacacaaaaatGCCCTtacgggattcgaacccaggaccatcagcttcataggcaaggtcactgcccactagggcAGACCGGTCACCATCTGGtaagaaaatttatttattaaatgaggTTTAGAACCAGACCAAGAAAATCTACTGTgatttttatagcacagacatgcaagtgttattttaaatgtcaatcccctaataattatgacatttaaataacacttgcatgcCTGTGCTATAAAAAATTCTGCAGTTATCTTGGTCTTACTTCAGTtctttatattttaaagttttcttaaaaatgaaagaAGAAATGGTTATAATATACACTGTATAAGATTTTCAGCATTATTTACATGTCTATAATGTACTATAAGTATGACATGCATGAATGTTTAATAATATGGTCATCCAGTACTCAGTAACAAAACTTATAGAGCATACTGTGGAACTATGTATTTTCATAGCTTGGGCTATTATAAAATACTGACGCATaatcttaatttatttacttatataaattgtttttaattgtaCTACATTGTAAAGAGCTGTTTTAATAATACTACATGTAATaggatacataaatataatgtacattaaatttaaaacagaacaaaatttataacaaaactagtttttacctTCAATTTGCGCCATTGCGCCAAAATCGGTGAATCCCAGAACTcctaaaaacacgaaaaacctTGAAACTACTTTCAAAAGTAAAAACTTTCTTGCGTCAAGTTGTTACGTCGACTCAAAAAAAGAACATGAAATGGTGCTCCCCCTCTAATTCCTACCAACGTCGCCACAGCTCCCCTCAGTATAGGGGTGACTACCCTTTGTCCCTAGCTTCCCCTATTGGAGGGGACCCTCCCCACTTCGGACCGACGGGGAGGGTGGGCAAACCTTACCCTTACATTGATTCAAAATCTACCTGGGTTTCTAAATACGGACGCGATGTTgtgaagtaataataataccgtAGAAGATATTTTAGGACTTTAGAAGAGTTTTAAAAGGGCAATTTCATTTTTTCGGCGCGAAAAAGTTCACGATTTTTATATGCctcaaatcaaattaataaattatacttatattgaAATAGGTGATTATGATAAATTGGAAGTCTCACCGTGGCTATTATAAATCCAGCATATGCCAGTTTTTTATAGTAATTActggataataaaataaaataacacaatagcACAAACACGACAACACCTTTCACTCACAACAAAACAAGTGAACtgacataacatgacatgatATGGAACGGAATGGAATGAATGGAATATGGAATGGAAATGGAGTTAACTCTTTTTCATGACTCACTCATTCACTAAAATTGTCGTGTCCCACATTGTTGCCAGGCGTATGATAATTACTGTACAcatacgataatttgggctccaGTACGATGTaagttccaaagagcattatcgtacgcaaagatacgataatttcagccttCGGAGGAAGGAGGAAGTAACccaataagtaatttttttaaagcaaaatataatactttgaatgaatgaatgaaagtttattcacaagaacataatGGTACATTATCATAGATATCATAACTATCAGCATCAGAACTAGGCTATAATTAGCACCTGTGgagtgttcggctccttggtttacgtcaaaaatatcgaaatttcCTGTAAACCGTTGGAATAATGagtcacaaaaatacacaattataaaagtgatttttgcgcaatttagacgacaATTGCgttttctttaattatattaatgttgGCTAATATTGCAAGTAATTTTTGGAGAAATGTCTTTTTGATAGCcatacgatatttttttatcggTACGTAAATTTGGACACTAAAATTTGATAATTCTCtgtaattctcttccgctcacctggcagcACTGGCTGTCACTGTCAGTCAATTCATTTGTCAAGTCAACTGCCAAGTTCACGTGTTGTGGCTTTTCacaaataattttgtttaaataaaactttaataacaaCACCAAACatgagttttgaaaataaactaGAAGAATTAGCCATGAAACTGTTTGCTATCGATGCTGTAAAGTTTGGGGACTTTATGACCAAAAGTGGCATAAAAACACCGGTGTACTTTGACTTGAGGGTTATAGTCAGTTATCCCGATGTAATGGTAATTAAACTTGTTTTGACCCTAACCAATGACATATCAGACCTTATCTCAATCTACATATCTTCCTAATTGTACCctgtaatattttattgcattttacaGGAATTGATATCAACTCTACTGTACGACTTTGCTGTAAAGAGTAGTAATTGTAATCATTTATGCGGCGTCCCGTATACAGCTCTGCCAGTAGCTACGTTGCTCAGTATCCAAGCTAAAAAGCCTATGCTCATGCGGCGTAAGGAAGCAAAAGGGTATGGAACAAAGAAAATGATTGAAGGGCATTATAAGGCTGGAGAAACCTGTCTTATTATTGAAGACGTAGTGACTTCCGGCTCCAGCGTACTGGAAACAGTTAAAGATTTGAATAAAGAAGGTCTTAAAGCAGAAGAGGCTGTCATTATATTGGACCGGGAGCAGGGTGGCCGACAAAATCTTGAGTCGAATGGTGTTCAAATGAAAGCATTATTTACTATGACGCAATTTATTGATATTCtggcaaaacacaaaaaaatcactGCTGAAACTGCTGAGAATGTTAAGGAATATTTCAGAACTACTAAAGCACCAGCTActagtatgtatttttataattttttcgaaGCTTGCGTTTACACAAGAGATTTGCGAGGATGTgaagcgagggatgtgtttttaAGAACCAACAGAATAACTGAATGCTAAgcgaggaaaacaaatgaagtgattctattggttcttagcAAACACATCCCTAGCTATACATCTTCACACATCTGTGGTGGAACTGCAGGCTTAATTTCCTTTATTTGAGACTTCAGATATAACTAAATTTTGCTTTGAATTTCTTTTGCTTATCCGGATCTATATTTAGTATTCGTTTTTCATAATGTTAATTCTAtctatcatttgatatttaccagtgacttttcggtgaaggaaaacatcgtgaagaaaccgtaataatcccaataaggcctagtttaccctctaggtaGGTCAGAGGGTAGTTGTTTTCCTAAAAACTAGGTAGTGCCTATACCAATTCTTGGCATtcattgccaagcggaccccaggctctaaTGAGCAATGGTAAAAATGCCAGGACAGTGCGAGGAAGGTGATAAAGatatattgataatattaaagtagtaaagttaaattttattatattttcagaAGAGCCTGTAGATAGGACTGCACTGCCTTATGAGAAGCGAGCAGAGCTTGCTACAAACCAGATTTCAAAACAGCTGTTCCAAATAATAGCACAGAAGAAAACCAACCTCTGCATCTCAGTGGATTTGACATCTACTACAAAAATCCTAGATTTGCTTGAAAAAGTTGGAGCACATGTGTGCTTAGTCAAAACACATGTAGACATCATTGAAGATTTTAATTCCGATTTTGTAACGCAAATCAAGCAGCTGGCTCAGagatttaactttttaattttggagGACAGGAAATATGCAGATATTGGCAACACTGTGGCTCTCCAGTACTTGAAAGGGCTGTACAAAATTGGGGAGTGGGCGGATTGTGTGACAGTACATTCCTTGCCTGGGGAAGGTATTTTGAAAGCTTTGAATGGGTCCACAAATGGAGTCAGTAGAGGTGTCTTTTTATTGGCCGAGATGAGCAGTGAGGTAAATATTGGATGCTGCTATAATAGTCTTGCCTTACAGTATAAAGATgcagagtccccggcaagctcggcatTTCGCCTCCCACACAGAgtttcgttcttattttaaaactgtgTGATGGatttggattgtaatgaaactttgcacatacaatgacatgcgGTATATCTAGGCCTGTAATTAGATTATATagatagctccagtttataaaacaaacgaaatagagcaaaaacaagttttgtatcaatttttttttatttactgtattttttaagtGTGGTATCTGaatctacataaactaattacaggactagatataccttatactattgtaagtacaaaatttcagagcaatctaggtAGATGTTTAAAacgagagcgtaactacgtttgtatggagaaccgagcttgctggggacccttaagtaGGAGGGCTaaactgatcctttcgggcattctcggctccgttcggctcagcattgctccgagcaattattagggtagGCACAATTTAACGTCCCTTGCGTGCACAACcatagataagataatgacttgaattctGACAACCCTATATAggcgaaagggatagtgccatacattagaaagggacagcatgattcgtccttgaatagctgtcaaacttcggttttgtagaaagtttattttctgtacgtactattacttattctgggggcctgccgcgaaaatcgaaattcgcaaattgcggggatctttctcttttactctcactaagacgtaattagagtgacagagaaaaatgcccgcaattgacgaatttcgattttcgcggttatagccctgtgcCTTAAGCAATATAGAGGATCGTTTTGGTCAGAGATTGCTGCAGTAGAAATTTAGAATTGAATATTtagcttttttatttagaaGTAATACTTAgaaattttatcataaatactTTTTCAGGGCAACCTGATCACACCAGACTACACCAAAGCAACAGTAGAAATGTCAGCAAAGTACCCAGACCTGATCACCGGCTTTGTTTGTCAAaacaaaaacactttcaaagatCCAGGTCTAATCCAGCTGACACCTGGAGTACAGCTGGAAACGTCAGGGGACAGCCTGGGCCAGATTTACAATACTCCAGAGAAGGTTATTCTGGAGAAGGGTGCGGATATAGCAGTGGTGGGCAGAGGCATTGTGGCAGCGAAGAGTCCGGAAACACAGGCTATTGTTTATAAAGATGCTCTTTGGAAGTGTTATATGAAGAGAATCTCTGGGAAAATGGAGTAAAACTTATTGAGCCTACCCAAACATTTTCGTGTTGCCAACAAAAAAGGTGGCAAATAGAGTTGAGACGCAGAATTGATCGGCATCCAcagatattttgaattttggtGACAATAATGTGTGACTAGACTATATTAACCATGTTAGAGTTAGACCatgctaagttggcagcaattttgataattatgacgtttaaaataacacttctacagtctgtgctatcaaaattgctgccatcttggtctaactctaagaatctgcataattatattatgtataatattataataattaagtattaaagaTAAAGAATTATTTGTTGACCACATTCTAAACAAGTTAGCTGTGATAATAGTTCCTTCCGATTTGGTGCTATTCATTGCCATTAACTATACATTTCAATGTATACATTCCTACgtttttaacagtatatttgTAGATTGTTTCTAAGATTAAGTAGACCTTTGATAGTTTTGATAGTATGGATAATGTtttctattataaaattaaattagtgtatttattatttgtgtattaGTGTTAACCATTGATCCCTAACATAAAAAAAGTTCCTGGAACGTTTGCTGTCTCCCAttctttctaataaataaagttgTTAGAAAGTGAAGCAAACCGTGAAATTTTAGCGTTATAAAATGCAATTCTGAAAGTCATAAGCAAATAGGTCTCTTTGGGCTTGGGGATCTCAAACTACCTTTATAATGGTcagttaaatatgttaaaaaatcaAAAGTTCATTTTACAAGTTTATTatttcagagggcctaccgagaAACACGCGATATCGTTATCTGCCTATCACTCTTTAATATTCGaccgatagagaggcagatgaTATGTTTCGCTTCGCGGTAGGGAGGCGCTTAGATAAATAACatcagcgccatctagttcAATAGTAACAGCTCCatgatattttgttaattatatttgCCACGATTTACTCATATTGGATTATAttcaaatagtaaataatataatagttataTTCGATTCAAACAGTTCAATACTTggattttttaatttgcaatgcACAAAACGAGGTTCCTTGCAATTTCCATTTTTTCGCATGGGAGATATGGAATGTTGCTATATCAATAAATCTAATCGATCTGTCAAAAACAAATGTGAAATGTCAAATTTGTTAACCTCcctaaagaaaacaaaacaaaagattaTAGCTTTTAGAGATGGATAATATTGTTAAGGAATTAGGCATAAGCAATAAGAACATATTCACTACTGCCTCAGCAAATTTGTTCAGCGTTGTCGTGCACAGCAGTTGGCTTAAGAAATGGCTGAAGAACTTAGAAGTAGATAACACAGTGAACAATGTAGATTTCGCACTACAAGCTGGTGAAAGTGTTCCTTATCCCTGGCGAACGATATTCATTAGGGTACGTAACTTTTCATAATTAAAAGTAACGCAACAAACTACAGAATGAGTAATGATTAACTTCTTTCTTttgtaggtattaaataaaaaggtGTCCAAGGTACTGCCCCTTCCTCGTTACAAACTTCACGAAACCAACCCAGAAACTCCCCTAACTTTCTCGCAGCTACTCCAATATGTCTCACAGAACAACCACAGAAATTTATGGAAGGAGGCATATAAGAAATATTATCAGAATAATGAGAATTTAAAAGAGAGTGCTATAGTGAACTTACTGGAGCATGACCAACTACTGTCGGAGGTGCTGCTGCGGCTGTATGGCTGTAACATAATTAGGATAAAGAGTGACGGCTCCGGCAAGATCACAGAGTACAAAGAAATCATTCCTAACAAACATGTTTCCAAATCTTATGAAACCCATGTCAATTTACTAGCAGCTATGTTCATATTAGAGACTGATAATAACTACTACATAGTATACAGAGGCCACTATGAAAACCACTTATTAGACTGTTTAAATTTTAGCCCAAATCTTATAGACATGAATTATGGGCGGGGAATGTTCGTAGTGTATCAACTGCTGAATGTTTTTAAAGCTATGAGCGACCGAGGGCTGAGTCTGGGTACGCTGTCATTGCAAGATATTTATTTGACCGAGAATATGTGGCTACAGATACTGCCGGCTGTTACAAATAACATTCACAATCTGGATGCTTCTTTAATCTATGAACAGAACAGAAAGCAGGTTACACCTGCTACAAGTCAGGGGAAGTGGGGGGAAGAGTGGGGGAGAAATGAGGTGGTGCAGTTTGAGAAGCTGTGCATGCTGTGGGTGCGGGGCCGGATATCGAACCTGGACTATCTGCTGCACTTGAACACCCTGGCCGGGAGATCGGCCAATGACCCACAGGCACACTTTATGGTGCCATGGGTCACAGATTTCTCGTCTAGATGTGGTAATTGATTATAGCCTTTACTTATACTAGCTAGTAaaagtatgaataaaatatatgtgaaaTAATCAAACTATGCTCagttacaaaataaattgataTAGTATTTGTTTTAAACTTGATTGCACAAAAAAGTACAACAGGCAGACTTAGCATCTTTAAATAgtatcaaaattatacaaaaaaagctGACATTTAAGGGCTAGTATTTAATGAAAATAGCACattgtggtacagtcagcatcaaaagtagcggatcaaacaatgcttcaaaagtatctaccattctgtaatagcttaaaaaaattaatggtTCTATAtctagaacaattaagactacgagatatacttttgaacataAATTTAAGGGATTTAtccatatttggaaaagttattcggaatatcagatacttttggcacattgtttcatccgctagtattgatgctgactgtacagctATTTTTATTCTCATGTTTCTACTCTAAAAGAGATCTTTATATGTGTTCGCAACTTGTAGTAGGTACAAATATTATAGTATTGGTTTTTTCTAAATTCCAAAAAGCAGCCATAGTTTCATCATATTAGAGTACATTTTCGAATCTACCTGCCAATCTGAAGTATTTGGAACTTTGTACACAACCaggtataattaaataattgacATGAAGTATGTTCATGTCTACAGGCAAGAATTGGCGCGACCTCAGCAAGTCAAAGTACCGACTGAACAAAGGCGATCGGCAGCTAGATCTGACGTATGACGTCACCTGCGCCGAGCAGACACCCCATCATGTGACAGATGCCCTATCTGACATCACCTGCTACGTCTACCTAGCGAGGAGGTTTGTAATCAGTACCATCTTCACATTTCCGCTGGTAATTTCTCTAGGAAAATAAAGATTAAGtttttcgacgccgtgtcaaacacgAAAGGTACGTCACCGAAGTGTCGAAATTGAAATTGAGCTTTATGTATATGCGCGTAGGTCTATGTTTCTCTGTgatctgtgacggattaatccgtcttcggcgtttgacctacggtgcggatatCCGACAGGCTAGGTTGAAAACTTCAAGACATTTTTATGGGAAATCTACGGGTAGATCAGCTATCACAGCGCTGCTTTCTAATACCAGGACGCGTGACGGGGACCTGGTCGTCCGCATGATGGGGACCTGGTCGTCCGCATGATGGGGACCTGGTCGTCCGCATGCGACCGAGCATGATTTACTCATCCACCATGACACGAAACACAACGGCTCGCGTCTGAGAGCTTACCGCCAATATCTAAAATCGTGACCTTTTGTATGATAACATAAGAGGCAGAGgcataagaggcaaacgagcagatgtattctttattgtattgcagtCATGCCCATGATACATTAGCtgttatcttatcttctaatttccgggggcccttgcggatacacttcgacccatagggatcttttgtgtagatACATTAGGTGTTACAATTTGAAGATGGTAGatacatgacaccctgtaagcgCACTCAATATTTCTTAAGTCTGGGTAGGtagatacagtcagcatcaaaagtagcggaacaaataaggtttcaaatgtatctaccattctgtaacagcttaacaaaatgtgatggttcatatgtagaacaattaagacggtaaaagatatacttttgaatgtaaattttagagatttatctatatttggataagttatccagaatatcagatacttttcaTGTTTCATcggctactattgatgctgactgtacatgcatTTAATACTTATGACAACGAAatctatatttataatgttatattttatcgaagtttatgtaatgtaagatataaaatgtcaagttcgtttatga harbors:
- the LOC133522426 gene encoding uridine 5'-monophosphate synthase, with product MSFENKLEELAMKLFAIDAVKFGDFMTKSGIKTPVYFDLRVIVSYPDVMELISTLLYDFAVKSSNCNHLCGVPYTALPVATLLSIQAKKPMLMRRKEAKGYGTKKMIEGHYKAGETCLIIEDVVTSGSSVLETVKDLNKEGLKAEEAVIILDREQGGRQNLESNGVQMKALFTMTQFIDILAKHKKITAETAENVKEYFRTTKAPATKEPVDRTALPYEKRAELATNQISKQLFQIIAQKKTNLCISVDLTSTTKILDLLEKVGAHVCLVKTHVDIIEDFNSDFVTQIKQLAQRFNFLILEDRKYADIGNTVALQYLKGLYKIGEWADCVTVHSLPGEGILKALNGSTNGVSRGVFLLAEMSSEGNLITPDYTKATVEMSAKYPDLITGFVCQNKNTFKDPGLIQLTPGVQLETSGDSLGQIYNTPEKVILEKGADIAVVGRGIVAAKSPETQAIVYKDALWKCYMKRISGKME